From a single Adhaeribacter swui genomic region:
- a CDS encoding class I SAM-dependent methyltransferase → MQYDPIKRILGEAFNKTPFLRRLFYNLLDLLLLRTWHVHKELRTWASGKKSQNVNILDAGSGYGQYTYYLSGMSPSWRIFAVDVKEEQIADSNRFFAQIGRSHVRFAVADLVTFQQPETYDLALSVDVMEHILEDVEVFKNIYTSLKEGGMLLISTPSDQGGSDVHDNEESSFIEEHVRDGYNINEIENKLKIAGFSQVQARYSYGKPGQVSWRLSMKYPILMLGKSKAFFLLLPFYYLITFPFCLVLNWLDANSKHRTGTGLIVKAWK, encoded by the coding sequence ATGCAATACGACCCAATAAAACGCATCCTGGGCGAAGCGTTCAATAAAACTCCTTTTCTCCGCCGCCTATTCTATAATTTACTCGATTTACTATTGTTGCGTACCTGGCATGTGCACAAAGAGCTACGCACTTGGGCTAGCGGTAAAAAAAGCCAAAATGTAAATATTCTGGATGCTGGTTCCGGCTACGGCCAGTATACGTATTACCTTTCTGGCATGAGCCCTAGCTGGCGCATTTTTGCTGTAGATGTAAAAGAAGAACAAATAGCCGATAGTAACCGCTTCTTTGCGCAAATTGGCCGGTCGCACGTGCGTTTTGCCGTAGCCGATCTGGTTACCTTTCAGCAACCCGAAACGTACGATCTGGCTTTATCCGTAGATGTGATGGAGCACATTCTGGAAGATGTAGAAGTTTTTAAAAATATTTACACTTCGTTAAAAGAAGGCGGTATGTTGCTTATTTCTACCCCTTCGGACCAAGGGGGCTCCGATGTGCACGACAACGAAGAAAGCTCATTTATTGAAGAACACGTACGCGATGGCTACAACATCAACGAAATTGAAAATAAATTAAAAATTGCGGGCTTCAGCCAAGTGCAGGCGCGGTACTCCTACGGCAAACCCGGGCAAGTATCCTGGCGCTTATCCATGAAATACCCCATCTTGATGTTGGGCAAATCAAAAGCGTTCTTTTTGTTACTACCTTTTTATTATCTAATAACTTTTCCGTTTTGTTTAGTGTTAAACTGGCTCGATGCCAACAGCAAGCATCGCACGGGTACCGGGCTGATTGTAAAAGCCTGGAAGTAG
- the tatC gene encoding twin-arginine translocase subunit TatC, producing the protein MSFIDHLEELRWHLIRSVASILVFAVAAFVSKDFIFHDLILGPSRADFFTYRKLCELGAYLGRPELCIDKISFTLQSREMSSQFTTHMTVSAIIGLVLAFPYTFWEIWRFIKPGLYEREQKNSRGAVFFVSLLFFVGTLFGYFIAAPLSINFLASYQVDPSILNEFDLASYISTLTTMTFSCALMFELPMIVFFLAKAGLVSPEMMKLYRRHAIVVILIVAALISPPDVMSMMLIAVPLLLLYEVSIYISRVVRKKDIDRLNEELNN; encoded by the coding sequence ATGTCGTTTATCGACCATCTGGAAGAATTAAGATGGCACTTAATCCGTTCGGTAGCATCTATTTTGGTATTTGCCGTAGCGGCCTTTGTTTCGAAAGATTTTATTTTTCACGACCTTATCCTGGGACCTTCACGCGCTGATTTTTTTACCTATCGCAAGTTATGCGAGCTAGGTGCTTATCTGGGCCGGCCGGAGTTATGCATCGATAAAATTTCGTTTACGCTGCAAAGCCGCGAAATGAGCAGCCAATTTACTACCCACATGACGGTTTCGGCCATTATTGGTTTAGTACTGGCATTTCCGTACACTTTTTGGGAAATCTGGCGGTTTATTAAACCGGGCTTGTACGAACGCGAACAAAAAAATTCGCGCGGAGCCGTGTTTTTTGTTTCGTTGTTGTTCTTTGTCGGTACCCTTTTCGGTTATTTTATTGCGGCACCGCTCTCCATTAACTTTTTAGCTTCTTACCAGGTAGACCCGAGCATTTTAAACGAGTTCGACTTAGCTTCTTACATCTCCACGCTTACTACCATGACTTTTTCGTGTGCGCTCATGTTTGAGCTGCCCATGATTGTGTTCTTCCTGGCCAAAGCGGGGTTGGTATCGCCGGAAATGATGAAGCTGTATCGCCGGCATGCCATTGTGGTAATTCTTATTGTTGCTGCCCTTATTTCGCCACCCGATGTAATGAGTATGATGCTGATTGCGGTACCCTTACTTTTACTTTATGAAGTAAGTATTTATATTTCTAGAGTGGTGCGGAAGAAAGACATCGACCGGTTAAACGAAGAACTGAACAATTAA
- a CDS encoding DmpA family aminopeptidase produces the protein MVPVSKICCLLLLLVLVGTVQAQERKRAREYGLKIGILPTGKNNAITDVPGVKVGHVTLTTGENVRTGVTAIVPHASNLFQEKVPAAVYVGNGFGKLAGSTQVQELGNLETPILLTNTLNVANAMNALISYTLQLPGNEKVQSVNGLVGETNDGYLNDIRGRHVTETHALQAIQQAKAGPVAEGNVGAGTGTVCFGFKGGIGTASRQVKPEQGGYTVGILVQTNFGGVLQINGAPVGEELKNYLTEQMKAKADGSCMMVVATDAPVDARNLERIAKRAMLGLGKTGGIAANGSGDYVIAFSTNPNLRVPHNAPEKTQTVTLLRNDEVTPLFQATIEATEEAILNSLFKAETLTGRDQHRIPALPIDQTLKILKKHHALQP, from the coding sequence ATGGTACCGGTATCAAAAATATGTTGTCTGCTACTACTCCTGGTGCTGGTAGGTACGGTACAAGCGCAGGAACGGAAACGAGCCCGCGAGTATGGCCTGAAGATTGGCATTTTGCCCACCGGTAAAAACAACGCTATTACCGACGTGCCCGGCGTAAAAGTAGGGCACGTAACTTTAACTACCGGCGAAAACGTCCGGACGGGAGTAACGGCCATTGTGCCGCACGCGAGTAATTTGTTTCAAGAGAAAGTGCCGGCGGCGGTATACGTGGGCAATGGTTTTGGCAAATTGGCCGGCAGTACGCAAGTGCAGGAACTAGGCAACCTGGAAACCCCAATCCTACTCACCAATACCTTAAACGTGGCTAACGCCATGAACGCCTTAATTAGTTATACTTTGCAATTGCCTGGCAACGAAAAGGTACAATCGGTAAACGGGCTGGTAGGCGAAACCAACGATGGCTACCTTAACGACATTCGCGGTCGGCACGTAACGGAGACGCACGCTTTGCAAGCGATTCAACAAGCCAAAGCAGGTCCAGTGGCCGAAGGGAACGTGGGCGCCGGTACCGGTACGGTTTGTTTTGGTTTTAAAGGCGGCATTGGTACGGCTTCGCGGCAGGTTAAACCGGAGCAAGGCGGCTATACCGTAGGTATATTGGTGCAAACTAATTTTGGTGGCGTACTGCAGATAAACGGCGCACCCGTGGGCGAAGAATTAAAAAATTACCTGACCGAGCAAATGAAAGCCAAGGCCGATGGCTCATGCATGATGGTAGTAGCTACCGATGCGCCCGTAGATGCCCGCAACCTGGAACGCATTGCGAAACGGGCTATGCTGGGCTTAGGTAAAACCGGCGGCATTGCCGCCAATGGCAGCGGCGATTACGTGATTGCATTTTCTACTAACCCTAATTTGCGCGTGCCGCACAATGCGCCGGAAAAAACGCAAACCGTAACTTTACTGCGCAACGACGAGGTAACACCCTTGTTTCAGGCTACCATCGAGGCCACCGAAGAAGCTATCCTGAATTCCCTTTTTAAAGCCGAAACCTTAACCGGGCGC
- the glyA gene encoding serine hydroxymethyltransferase — protein MQKDTAIFNLIQQEKQRQMHGLELIASENFVSEQVMQAMGSELTNKYAEGLPGKRYYGGCEVVDQAEQLAIDRAKELFNAAWVNVQPHSGAQANAAVMLGVINPGDKILGFDLSHGGHLTHGSPVNFSGKLYQPLFYGVEQETGLIDWDKVYDIAVKEKPKLIICGASAYSRDWNYERLREAADAVGALLMADISHPAGLIARGLLNDPFEYCHIVTTTTHKTLRGPRGGMIMMPQDFENPWGLKTPKGDLRMMSSVLDAAVFPGTQGGPLEHVIASKAVSFFEALSDDYLNYIIQVQKNAKALAKALTDRGYQIISGGTDNHLMLIDLRSKGLSGKLAENTLIKADITINKNMVPFDDKSPFVTSGMRIGSAAVTTRGLKEADMERVVALIDEVLTNHDNDSKIASVKQEINAWMQNVPLFNY, from the coding sequence ATGCAGAAAGATACCGCCATCTTTAATTTAATCCAGCAGGAAAAACAACGCCAAATGCACGGCTTAGAATTAATTGCTTCCGAAAACTTTGTGTCGGAGCAGGTAATGCAAGCCATGGGCAGCGAATTAACGAACAAATACGCGGAAGGCTTACCTGGCAAACGGTACTATGGCGGCTGCGAAGTGGTAGACCAAGCCGAGCAATTAGCTATTGACCGGGCCAAAGAATTATTTAACGCCGCTTGGGTAAACGTGCAACCGCATTCAGGGGCGCAGGCTAATGCCGCCGTTATGTTGGGGGTTATCAACCCTGGCGACAAAATTCTAGGATTTGACTTATCGCACGGTGGTCACTTAACGCACGGTTCGCCGGTTAACTTTTCGGGTAAATTGTACCAGCCTTTATTCTACGGCGTAGAGCAGGAAACCGGCCTTATCGACTGGGACAAAGTGTATGACATTGCCGTAAAGGAAAAACCAAAATTAATTATCTGCGGTGCCTCCGCTTATTCCCGCGACTGGAATTACGAGCGTTTACGCGAAGCGGCCGACGCCGTAGGTGCCTTGTTAATGGCTGATATTTCGCACCCGGCTGGTTTAATTGCCCGCGGATTATTGAATGATCCTTTTGAATATTGCCATATTGTAACCACTACCACGCACAAAACCTTACGTGGTCCGCGGGGTGGCATGATTATGATGCCGCAGGATTTTGAAAATCCGTGGGGTTTAAAAACGCCGAAAGGTGATTTGCGCATGATGTCGTCGGTGCTGGATGCGGCCGTTTTCCCGGGTACGCAGGGCGGACCTCTGGAACACGTTATTGCTTCTAAAGCGGTATCGTTTTTCGAAGCTTTATCCGACGATTATTTAAATTACATTATTCAGGTGCAGAAAAATGCGAAAGCTCTGGCTAAAGCGTTAACAGATCGGGGTTACCAGATTATCTCGGGCGGCACCGACAACCATTTAATGTTAATTGACTTGCGCTCCAAAGGCTTATCGGGTAAACTGGCCGAAAACACCTTAATCAAAGCAGATATTACCATTAACAAAAACATGGTACCTTTCGACGATAAGTCGCCGTTTGTTACCTCCGGTATGCGCATTGGTTCGGCGGCCGTAACTACCCGGGGCTTAAAAGAAGCCGACATGGAGCGGGTAGTAGCCTTAATCGACGAGGTATTAACCAACCATGACAACGATAGTAAAATTGCATCTGTGAAGCAGGAAATTAACGCCTGGATGCAGAACGTACCTTTATTTAATTATTAA
- the rpiB gene encoding ribose 5-phosphate isomerase B encodes MAFTIAVGGDHAGFEYKQNIINLLKQQGHTVQDFGPHSNASVDYPDHVHPLAKAIENKEADFGILICGSGNGVAITANKHAQIRAALCWLPELAQLARSHNNANVLCIPARFISEEVAHQMVQEFLVTPFEGGRHQTRVSKMTC; translated from the coding sequence ATGGCTTTCACTATTGCTGTTGGCGGCGACCATGCCGGGTTTGAGTACAAGCAAAACATTATAAACTTGTTGAAGCAACAAGGGCACACCGTACAAGATTTTGGGCCACATTCCAATGCCTCCGTTGATTACCCGGATCATGTGCACCCCTTGGCAAAGGCCATCGAAAACAAAGAAGCAGATTTTGGCATTTTAATTTGCGGGAGCGGTAACGGGGTAGCTATAACAGCAAACAAACACGCGCAAATAAGAGCAGCGTTATGCTGGTTACCCGAGTTGGCACAACTAGCCCGCAGCCACAACAATGCCAATGTACTTTGCATTCCGGCCCGGTTTATTTCGGAAGAAGTTGCGCACCAGATGGTGCAGGAATTCCTGGTTACTCCTTTCGAAGGCGGTCGTCACCAAACCCGCGTTTCCAAAATGACTTGTTAA
- a CDS encoding DEAD/DEAH box helicase — translation MKVYTTQPFQIVYSLFEHEYLGYLFESFVVQVNSKGQLTLQHQNVATKNADEFAARLDATDFKLIGLTDQIQQDAILKKFSTKKLSVADFFLKTYDPEKGDKATQEAIDAYVQHRMAKILELLGGKQVFIMGKDGEPTWKRISVAPQKASILFHFRRNEDNTHYFPTIKYQNEKLEFQNRNATLICNEPAWLLLDDVLYSFQKEVDGKKLQPFLSKKFIVIPRKVEETYYQKFVAPLVESFDVYAKGFDIKSEKYNPNPFLTFTELTDVDTTPQLFGTPTNRLGTKFNGTTTSSAPNRSNKILFNLSFQYGSHTINNNQEAKRISVNVEKTQDSYIFHRLIRDIDHEKEFIRELSKRELEVKNGKAVLEKANAFSWLNSHVQELEQMGFTIKQANTAAKNYFIGEVSVSVGIRENADWFDIYGVVKFGEFEVPFIKLKNHILTKNNEYQLPNGQIAIIPEEWFTQYIELFAFSEGEGELKLRKHHLTLVNELQNGNLAVVTMTRKLEKLREFETIEDKPLPAGFKGELRPYQKAGYNWLHFIRDYKFGGCLADDMGLGKTIQTLAMLQYQKEAGAQSASLLVMPTSLIYNWLYEAQKFTPGLRVLNYTGTYREKTASLFKHYDVILTSYGIVRLDIELLKNYYFDFIILDESQAIKNPSSNTSLAVRNLKSKHRLILTGTPVENSTMDLWSQMSFINPGLLGNQNFFKNEFLRPIEKEKNEEKTKKLHALIKPFILRRHKSQVATELPEKIEHTTYCKMTEEQEHAYEETKSFYRNKILKNIEETGSVNTQFMLLQGLMKLRQIANHPRMADANYEGDSGKMKEVIRMTRSVVAEGHKVLIFSQFVKHLDIVRAALNDKQIPYTYLDGNTKDRHKQVERFQTDENIKVFLISLKAGGVGLNLTAADYVFILDPWWNPAIEAQAVDRAHRIGQQNKVFTYKFITKNTVEEKILALQNKKIQLVTDLISTDETIIKSLTKDDIENLLA, via the coding sequence ATGAAAGTATACACTACGCAGCCGTTTCAAATTGTTTACTCGTTGTTTGAGCACGAGTACCTGGGCTATTTATTTGAGTCGTTTGTGGTGCAGGTTAATTCTAAGGGGCAGTTAACGTTGCAACACCAGAACGTAGCCACTAAAAATGCCGATGAGTTTGCCGCCCGGCTGGATGCTACTGATTTTAAATTAATTGGCCTCACGGATCAAATTCAGCAGGATGCGATTTTAAAAAAATTCTCTACCAAAAAACTTTCGGTAGCTGACTTTTTTTTAAAAACCTACGATCCGGAAAAAGGCGACAAAGCTACGCAAGAGGCCATTGATGCGTACGTGCAACACCGGATGGCGAAAATTTTAGAATTGCTCGGGGGCAAACAAGTATTTATTATGGGCAAAGATGGCGAGCCTACCTGGAAGAGGATTTCGGTAGCGCCTCAAAAAGCCAGCATTTTGTTTCATTTCCGGCGCAACGAAGACAATACGCATTATTTCCCGACTATAAAATACCAGAACGAAAAACTGGAGTTTCAGAACCGGAATGCGACGTTAATCTGCAACGAACCGGCCTGGCTCTTGCTCGACGACGTGCTTTATTCTTTCCAGAAAGAAGTAGATGGCAAAAAACTACAGCCTTTCCTGAGCAAAAAGTTTATTGTTATTCCACGTAAAGTAGAAGAAACTTATTACCAGAAATTTGTCGCGCCCTTGGTTGAATCTTTTGATGTGTACGCCAAAGGCTTCGATATTAAATCGGAAAAGTATAACCCAAACCCTTTTTTAACTTTTACCGAGTTAACCGACGTAGATACTACGCCGCAACTATTTGGTACGCCTACCAACCGATTAGGCACTAAATTCAACGGTACAACCACTAGTAGTGCGCCAAACCGCTCCAACAAAATATTATTTAATCTGAGTTTTCAATATGGTTCGCACACGATAAACAACAACCAGGAAGCCAAAAGAATAAGCGTAAACGTAGAAAAAACTCAGGATTCGTATATTTTTCACCGGCTCATCCGCGACATCGACCACGAGAAAGAGTTTATCCGGGAGCTCTCGAAACGGGAATTGGAAGTTAAAAATGGCAAGGCTGTGTTGGAAAAAGCCAATGCTTTTTCGTGGTTAAACAGCCACGTGCAGGAACTCGAGCAAATGGGGTTCACGATTAAACAAGCCAATACCGCCGCCAAAAATTATTTTATCGGCGAAGTAAGCGTGAGTGTAGGCATCCGCGAAAATGCCGATTGGTTTGATATTTACGGGGTAGTAAAGTTTGGCGAGTTTGAAGTGCCCTTTATTAAGCTAAAAAACCATATTCTTACCAAAAACAACGAGTATCAATTACCCAACGGGCAAATTGCGATTATTCCGGAAGAATGGTTTACCCAGTACATTGAGTTGTTTGCTTTTTCGGAAGGCGAAGGCGAGTTAAAGCTGCGCAAGCACCACTTAACTTTAGTAAACGAGCTGCAAAACGGGAACCTGGCCGTAGTAACCATGACCCGCAAACTAGAAAAACTCCGGGAATTCGAAACCATTGAAGATAAGCCTTTGCCCGCCGGTTTTAAAGGCGAACTGCGGCCTTACCAGAAAGCGGGTTATAACTGGTTGCATTTTATCCGGGATTATAAGTTTGGCGGCTGCCTTGCCGATGATATGGGCTTAGGCAAAACCATCCAGACCTTAGCCATGCTGCAATACCAGAAAGAAGCAGGTGCCCAGAGTGCCTCTTTGCTGGTGATGCCTACTTCCCTTATTTACAATTGGCTGTACGAAGCGCAGAAATTTACGCCGGGCTTGCGCGTATTAAATTATACCGGCACGTATCGCGAAAAAACGGCGTCTTTGTTTAAGCACTACGATGTTATTTTAACATCGTACGGCATTGTGCGCCTGGATATTGAATTGCTCAAAAATTATTATTTTGATTTTATTATTCTGGACGAATCGCAGGCGATTAAAAATCCAAGCTCCAATACTTCGTTGGCCGTCCGCAATCTAAAATCAAAGCACCGGCTTATTTTAACGGGTACGCCCGTCGAGAACAGCACCATGGATTTATGGTCGCAGATGTCGTTTATTAATCCGGGCTTGTTGGGAAATCAGAACTTTTTTAAAAATGAGTTTTTGCGGCCCATCGAAAAAGAAAAAAACGAAGAAAAAACCAAGAAGCTACATGCTTTAATAAAACCGTTTATTCTGCGTCGGCACAAATCGCAGGTGGCTACGGAGTTGCCCGAGAAAATTGAGCATACTACTTATTGCAAAATGACCGAGGAGCAAGAACACGCTTACGAAGAAACCAAATCGTTTTACCGCAATAAAATTTTAAAAAATATTGAGGAAACCGGCAGCGTAAACACCCAGTTTATGCTCTTGCAAGGTTTAATGAAACTGCGCCAGATTGCCAATCACCCCCGCATGGCCGACGCGAACTACGAAGGCGACTCGGGCAAGATGAAAGAAGTAATCCGGATGACGCGCAGCGTAGTAGCCGAAGGGCACAAAGTTTTAATTTTTAGTCAGTTTGTAAAGCATTTAGATATTGTTAGGGCTGCCCTGAACGATAAACAAATTCCTTATACGTACCTCGATGGCAACACTAAAGACCGCCACAAGCAAGTAGAGCGCTTCCAGACAGACGAGAATATTAAGGTATTTTTGATTTCGCTTAAAGCGGGTGGCGTCGGGTTAAATTTAACGGCCGCCGATTACGTGTTTATCCTGGACCCGTGGTGGAACCCCGCTATTGAAGCTCAGGCCGTAGACCGTGCCCATCGCATTGGTCAGCAAAACAAGGTGTTCACCTATAAGTTTATCACCAAAAACACTGTGGAAGAAAAAATATTAGCACTCCAGAACAAGAAAATCCAACTGGTAACCGACTTGATATCTACGGACGAAACCATCATCAAAAGCCTAACGAAAGACGATATCGAGAATCTCCTGGCTTAA
- a CDS encoding ABC transporter permease, translating into MNVPFLIAKRYFISKKKRNIINIISIISMVGVAVGTAALIIVLSVFNGLEDLIRSIYGSFDPDLKITSVEGKGFELNDKLLERVRKTPGVLIVTEVIEDNALLRYEDRQMVIKMKGVSPNFFAQNKIDSAVIEGNYQLQRAGNNYALIGRGVQYQLSIRATNAIVPMFLLYPKAKATLSLDPENTFREKPIMVGGVFVIERQYDDNYIFVPLEFARDLLDYGSKRTSLEIRVESRRQINEVKQRLQQVLGPKFDIKNSDEQHISLLRAVKVEKLFVFITFAFILLIASLNIFFSLSMLVIDKKKDIAILASMGATPQIIRNIFLAEGAIVAFVGAFIGLAVGLLVCWIQQTFGLVPMNMATALVEAYPVKMQIQDFLFTGIAIFIITLLVSIRPARTAAATDVRDNI; encoded by the coding sequence ATGAACGTTCCTTTTCTGATTGCTAAACGCTACTTTATCTCTAAGAAGAAAAGAAACATCATTAACATTATTTCTATTATTTCGATGGTAGGAGTTGCGGTGGGTACCGCAGCTTTAATTATTGTGTTATCGGTATTTAATGGTCTCGAAGATTTAATCCGGAGCATTTACGGCAGTTTTGATCCGGATTTAAAGATTACTTCGGTAGAAGGGAAAGGCTTTGAACTGAATGATAAATTACTCGAAAGAGTCCGGAAAACGCCGGGGGTTTTGATAGTTACGGAAGTAATTGAAGATAACGCTTTGCTCCGCTACGAAGACCGCCAGATGGTGATTAAAATGAAAGGCGTAAGCCCTAACTTTTTTGCCCAGAATAAAATTGATTCGGCGGTTATCGAAGGCAATTATCAATTACAACGGGCGGGTAATAATTATGCTTTAATCGGGCGGGGTGTGCAGTATCAATTATCTATCCGGGCTACCAATGCCATTGTACCCATGTTTTTGCTGTACCCCAAAGCCAAAGCAACCTTGTCGCTGGATCCGGAAAATACCTTTCGTGAAAAGCCAATTATGGTAGGCGGGGTATTTGTAATTGAACGCCAGTACGACGATAATTATATTTTTGTGCCTTTAGAGTTTGCCCGCGACTTGCTGGATTACGGCAGCAAACGAACCTCCCTGGAAATACGCGTAGAAAGCCGGCGCCAAATCAACGAAGTAAAACAACGCTTACAACAAGTTCTCGGACCAAAATTCGACATAAAAAACAGCGACGAGCAGCATATAAGTTTATTGCGCGCCGTGAAAGTAGAAAAACTATTCGTGTTTATTACGTTTGCTTTTATCCTGCTCATTGCTTCACTCAATATTTTCTTCTCGCTGTCGATGTTGGTTATTGATAAGAAAAAAGATATTGCTATTCTGGCCTCTATGGGCGCAACGCCCCAGATTATCCGGAATATATTTTTGGCCGAAGGGGCAATTGTAGCTTTTGTGGGAGCTTTTATTGGCTTAGCAGTTGGCCTGTTAGTCTGCTGGATTCAGCAAACTTTTGGCTTGGTTCCTATGAACATGGCTACTGCCTTGGTAGAAGCGTATCCGGTAAAAATGCAGATTCAGGATTTTCTCTTTACGGGAATCGCTATCTTTATTATTACTTTACTGGTTTCTATCCGGCCCGCCCGCACCGCTGCCGCCACCGATGTGCGCGATAATATTTAA
- the rbfA gene encoding 30S ribosome-binding factor RbfA, with translation MESKRQQKFAKLIQKELAEVFQRECSHLFTGAFVSVSVVRVSPDLGVAKVYLSMLVGANAKELLQQVKLNTKTIRHLLAQRIKKQVRVIPELIFYLDDTAEYAARMEELFSGLEIPPADQEETSETNDEEK, from the coding sequence ATGGAAAGTAAAAGACAACAAAAGTTTGCGAAACTGATTCAGAAAGAGTTAGCAGAAGTGTTTCAGCGAGAATGTTCCCATTTATTTACGGGAGCATTTGTGTCAGTGAGTGTAGTACGGGTATCGCCGGATTTAGGTGTAGCCAAAGTATATTTAAGTATGCTGGTAGGCGCCAATGCCAAAGAATTGCTGCAGCAAGTAAAGCTCAATACCAAAACCATCCGGCATTTACTGGCGCAGCGCATAAAAAAACAAGTACGGGTAATTCCGGAGCTTATCTTTTACCTGGATGATACCGCCGAATACGCGGCCCGCATGGAAGAGTTATTTTCGGGGCTGGAAATTCCGCCGGCCGATCAAGAAGAAACTTCCGAAACCAACGACGAGGAAAAATAA